The Devosia sp. MC521 genome has a segment encoding these proteins:
- the xylB gene encoding xylulokinase, with amino-acid sequence MTFLGIDIGTSGVKALLIDASGKALGEATAAAVEPTRPHPGWSEQNPQDWWAATLAAIDKLHASHPQALAAVKGIGLSGHMHGATLLGANDEVLRPCILWNDGRSAAECAEMEAALPSLRDVAGNIAMAGFTAPKIAWVRKHEPEIFKKLKKVLLPKAYVRLLLTGEHVEDMSDAAGTLWLDVAKRDWSDELLAVTGLTREHMPRLVEGSESSGQLNAEFAARWGMTGPVIVAGGAGDNAAAACGIGAIRPGEGFVSLGTSGVLFVSNAKFSPNTNGAVHAFCHAIPNTWHQMGVVLSATDSLNWLARITGKKQAELAGEAEAQFNGPGEEIFLPYLSGERTPHNAPKARGSFVGLSQSSDTAQMAQAVMEGVAFAMRDSQRVLADAGTNISRLLAVGGGTRSALWLKLLATNLNMEIALPADGDFGGALGAARLGLCAAIGASPAEVMTMPPVKTVIAPDTKLSAAYSEQYERYRALFPAIEEIRQ; translated from the coding sequence ATGACCTTTCTTGGCATTGATATCGGCACTTCCGGCGTAAAAGCGCTGTTGATCGACGCGTCCGGGAAAGCGCTGGGCGAAGCGACGGCTGCGGCCGTGGAGCCGACCCGTCCCCATCCCGGTTGGTCGGAACAAAACCCGCAGGATTGGTGGGCGGCAACGCTTGCCGCGATCGACAAGCTTCACGCGTCCCATCCGCAGGCTTTGGCGGCGGTGAAGGGCATCGGCCTTTCTGGTCATATGCACGGCGCGACCCTCTTGGGGGCCAATGACGAAGTTCTGCGCCCCTGCATTTTGTGGAATGACGGTCGCTCGGCCGCTGAATGCGCGGAAATGGAAGCGGCCCTGCCCAGTCTGCGCGATGTTGCTGGCAATATCGCCATGGCAGGCTTCACTGCGCCTAAGATTGCTTGGGTGCGCAAGCATGAGCCAGAGATCTTCAAAAAGCTCAAAAAGGTTCTTTTGCCTAAGGCCTATGTGCGCTTGCTGCTGACCGGCGAGCATGTCGAGGACATGTCCGATGCCGCTGGAACGCTCTGGCTCGACGTCGCAAAACGCGATTGGTCTGATGAACTGCTCGCCGTGACAGGTCTCACGCGTGAACACATGCCGCGTCTGGTCGAAGGCTCAGAAAGCTCGGGTCAGCTCAACGCTGAATTCGCCGCGCGTTGGGGCATGACGGGGCCAGTGATCGTTGCTGGTGGCGCAGGCGACAATGCTGCTGCTGCTTGCGGGATCGGCGCTATTCGTCCCGGCGAAGGTTTTGTCTCGCTGGGTACTTCGGGCGTGTTGTTCGTCTCGAACGCCAAGTTCAGCCCGAACACCAATGGGGCCGTACACGCGTTTTGCCACGCGATACCAAATACTTGGCACCAGATGGGTGTCGTCCTTTCGGCGACCGACTCGCTCAATTGGCTCGCCCGCATCACCGGCAAAAAGCAGGCGGAGCTGGCTGGCGAAGCGGAGGCACAGTTCAACGGTCCGGGCGAAGAAATCTTCCTGCCTTACCTCTCCGGCGAACGGACGCCGCACAATGCGCCTAAGGCGCGAGGCTCGTTTGTTGGCCTCAGCCAATCGAGCGATACAGCGCAAATGGCGCAAGCCGTCATGGAAGGCGTCGCTTTCGCCATGCGCGATAGTCAGCGCGTTTTGGCGGATGCGGGCACAAACATCTCGCGGCTTCTGGCCGTGGGTGGCGGCACCAGATCCGCGCTTTGGCTCAAATTACTCGCCACCAATCTCAACATGGAAATCGCCCTACCCGCGGACGGTGATTTCGGTGGGGCATTGGGCGCTGCCCGTCTGGGCCTTTGTGCGGCAATCGGCGCCTCACCTGCAGAGGTGATGACCATGCCGCCCGTCAAAACAGTTATCGCACCCGACACAAAGCTGTCGGCTGCTTATTCAGAACAATACGAGCGCTACCGCGCCCTATTCCCGGCTATTGAGGAGATACGCCAGTGA
- the xylA gene encoding xylose isomerase has translation MTDFFQGLSQVKFEGPESKNPLAYRHYNKDELVAGKRMEDHIRPAIAYWHTFAQEGGDPFGGRTFDRPWFDKGLEGAKLKTEVAFEFFNLIDVPFFAFHDVDVAPEGATLAESNKNLRIIGDLIASKMQSSGKKLLWGTANLFSNRRYMAGAATNPDPEIFAYAAGQVKAVLELTHELGGENYVLWGGREGYETLLNTKIGQEQDQMARFLTLVIEHAEKIGFTGQILIEPKPQEPSKHQYDFDVATVFGFLQKYGLDKKVKCNIEVGHAFLAGHSFEHELAVASSLGQLGSVDANRNDLQSGWDTDHFPNNAGEMALAFYYILKQGGLGKGGFNFDAKVRRQSLDPADLLHGHILGLDTLARGLKGAAALIADGEFDKLLDDRYAGWDNGLGKDILAGKLSLADIAGKVDAQSINPQPRSGRQEYLENLVNRFV, from the coding sequence GTGACCGACTTTTTCCAGGGTCTGAGCCAAGTTAAATTCGAAGGTCCAGAGAGCAAGAACCCGCTCGCTTACCGTCATTACAATAAGGACGAGCTTGTTGCTGGCAAGCGGATGGAAGATCACATCCGCCCGGCCATCGCCTATTGGCACACGTTCGCGCAGGAAGGCGGCGACCCCTTTGGCGGCCGTACTTTTGATCGTCCTTGGTTCGATAAGGGCCTCGAAGGCGCAAAGCTCAAGACCGAAGTTGCGTTTGAGTTCTTTAATCTCATCGACGTGCCCTTTTTTGCCTTCCACGACGTGGATGTGGCACCAGAAGGCGCAACTCTAGCGGAGAGTAATAAGAACCTGCGCATTATCGGCGATCTCATTGCCAGCAAGATGCAGAGCTCGGGCAAGAAGCTCCTGTGGGGCACTGCCAATCTCTTCTCTAACCGTCGCTATATGGCGGGTGCTGCGACCAATCCAGATCCAGAAATTTTCGCCTATGCTGCCGGTCAGGTGAAGGCCGTACTCGAGTTGACCCATGAACTGGGCGGCGAAAACTATGTGCTTTGGGGCGGCCGCGAAGGCTACGAAACCCTGCTCAACACCAAGATCGGCCAGGAACAGGACCAGATGGCCCGCTTCCTGACGCTGGTTATCGAGCATGCCGAAAAGATCGGCTTTACCGGTCAGATCCTCATCGAACCCAAGCCACAAGAACCGTCCAAGCACCAGTACGACTTTGACGTCGCAACGGTGTTCGGCTTCCTCCAGAAATATGGCCTCGACAAGAAGGTGAAGTGCAACATCGAAGTTGGCCACGCTTTCCTCGCCGGTCACTCCTTCGAGCATGAATTGGCTGTGGCCTCCTCGCTGGGCCAGCTTGGCTCGGTCGACGCCAACCGCAATGACTTGCAGTCTGGCTGGGATACCGACCACTTCCCGAACAATGCCGGGGAAATGGCCCTCGCCTTCTACTACATTCTCAAGCAGGGTGGTCTTGGCAAGGGCGGCTTCAATTTCGACGCCAAAGTGCGCCGCCAGTCGCTCGACCCAGCAGATTTGTTGCACGGTCATATTTTGGGTCTCGACACCTTGGCTCGTGGCCTCAAGGGCGCAGCTGCCCTGATCGCAGATGGCGAATTCGATAAGCTGCTCGATGACCGCTACGCCGGTTGGGACAATGGCTTGGGCAAGGATATTCTGGCTGGAAAGCTGTCGCTGGCTGACATTGCCGGCAAGGTTGACGCACAAAGCATCAATCCTCAGCCGCGCTCTGGCCGCCAAGAATATCTCGAAAATCTAGTCAATCGGTTCGTCTGA
- a CDS encoding GNAT family N-acetyltransferase, which yields MIRAIEQSDHRVWTQLWTAYLQFYETVLPQEVFASTWSRLLDPNEPTWGALALQDGQPIGLVHWLYHRTNWAVADNCYLQDLYVMPEGRGGGHGRALIEHVATIARARPCAQLYWTTHKTNTTAMQLYDRLASQTGFVPYRMTLSV from the coding sequence ATGATCCGGGCGATCGAACAGAGCGACCATCGGGTGTGGACCCAATTGTGGACTGCCTATTTGCAGTTCTACGAAACGGTTCTGCCGCAAGAGGTTTTTGCCTCGACGTGGTCGCGCCTTCTCGATCCTAACGAGCCAACCTGGGGCGCGCTCGCGCTCCAGGACGGCCAGCCTATTGGCCTCGTTCACTGGCTATATCATCGCACCAATTGGGCGGTCGCCGACAATTGCTATTTGCAGGATTTGTACGTCATGCCCGAAGGGCGTGGTGGCGGCCATGGTCGTGCACTGATCGAACATGTCGCGACAATCGCGCGGGCCAGACCCTGCGCGCAGCTCTATTGGACCACCCACAAAACCAATACGACCGCTATGCAGCTCTATGATCGACTGGCCAGCCAGACCGGCTTCGTCCCATATCGCATGACGCTGTCGGTCTAG
- a CDS encoding LacI family DNA-binding transcriptional regulator, protein MKRRATVHDVARAAGVSLATVDRVLNGRPGVRAATATKVEDAIAEIGFTRDLNASLMARARDLHLVFFIPESTNEFMESLADAVSRRVLSAQSDRIHLELVRIKAFDAVGLAERLDRLDPKTTDYAIVVSGDEPEVIAAIDGAHRRGISVITLVSDLPLSARRNFIGVDNVAAGRTAASLMGRFLPQGGKVGVMAGSLHLRDHLDRLEGFRSVIASEFAHIELIGPKEGHDERSLTQAYVAELIKENEGLAGIYNLGAGNAGLVAALEASGRGGDIKVITHELTGPTRLGLMGGTIDVVLDQNPDGEIREVIAAARSLTLSGARPVQSESIELAIFLRDNLR, encoded by the coding sequence TTGAAACGTCGAGCAACTGTACATGACGTTGCTCGTGCAGCTGGCGTCTCTCTAGCGACTGTCGACAGGGTGCTTAATGGCCGCCCCGGGGTGCGCGCGGCAACAGCCACGAAGGTCGAAGACGCTATTGCCGAGATCGGGTTTACCCGCGATCTCAACGCTTCCCTAATGGCTCGTGCGCGCGATCTGCACCTCGTTTTCTTCATCCCTGAAAGCACCAATGAGTTTATGGAGAGCCTTGCCGACGCTGTGTCGCGGCGTGTTCTCTCTGCCCAATCGGACAGAATTCATCTCGAGTTGGTGCGCATTAAAGCGTTTGACGCGGTTGGTTTGGCGGAGCGCTTGGATAGGCTCGATCCCAAAACCACCGACTATGCCATTGTCGTTTCGGGCGATGAACCTGAGGTGATCGCGGCAATAGATGGCGCTCATCGTCGCGGCATTAGTGTCATTACGCTGGTTTCTGACCTGCCCTTGTCGGCGCGGCGGAATTTCATCGGCGTCGATAATGTTGCGGCTGGACGCACGGCAGCCTCGCTCATGGGGCGCTTCCTGCCCCAAGGGGGCAAGGTTGGGGTTATGGCGGGCTCGCTCCACCTGCGCGATCACCTGGATCGTCTCGAAGGGTTTCGGAGTGTGATCGCATCCGAGTTTGCACACATCGAACTTATTGGCCCCAAAGAAGGCCATGATGAGCGCAGCTTAACGCAAGCCTATGTCGCAGAACTTATCAAAGAAAATGAGGGACTTGCCGGCATTTACAATTTGGGTGCAGGCAATGCTGGTCTGGTCGCTGCGCTAGAGGCTTCCGGTCGCGGTGGTGATATCAAAGTGATCACCCACGAACTGACCGGGCCAACACGTTTGGGGCTCATGGGTGGAACTATCGATGTGGTTCTGGATCAGAACCCTGATGGTGAGATTCGTGAAGTTATTGCCGCTGCGCGCAGCCTAACCTTGTCGGGTGCTCGACCTGTACAGAGCGAGTCTATTGAATTAGCGATTTTCCTTCGCGATAATTTGCGCTAG
- a CDS encoding glycoside hydrolase family 43 protein, with the protein MPQITNPILPGFNPDPSILRVGDDYYIATSTFEWFPGVQIHHSKDLANWELVTRPLTRKAQLDMRGDPDSCGVWAPCLSHDGERFWLVYTDVKRKDGSFKDAHNYIVWADNIEGPWSDPVYTNSSGFDPSLFHDDDGRKWFVNMAWDHRVRPLLFAGIMLQEFDPVAGKLVGPITNIYQGTDLKLVEGPHLYKRNGWYYLLTAEGGTAYDHACTFARSRTLDGQYETHPDKHILTSKDSPFAAIQRAGHGDLVDTPDGKTYLVHLGGRPTTQERRCVLGRETSIQECYWGEDDWLYVKNGPVPSLEADVPGTRDEDKYWAEQRYSFENGLHKDFQWLRTPETERIFTTENGKLRLFGRESIGSWFEQSLVARRQTHFSYDAETLVDFAATDERTMAGLTAYYSRYNFFYLAVTAHSDGQRELLLMTSEMSWPDGKLKFPAAPVQIPNGGKVRLKLTVRNRDLQFYYALEGQELQAIGPVFDASLLSDECGGHQAHGSFTGAFVGVAANDLNGTASPADFDYFTYTPQHGSLDRYKLDAVS; encoded by the coding sequence ATGCCACAGATCACCAATCCCATTCTTCCCGGTTTTAATCCGGACCCGTCGATCCTTCGCGTCGGCGACGACTACTATATTGCCACGTCCACGTTTGAATGGTTCCCCGGCGTGCAGATCCACCACTCAAAGGATCTGGCCAATTGGGAGCTGGTGACGCGTCCGCTGACCCGCAAGGCCCAGCTCGATATGCGTGGCGACCCAGATAGCTGTGGCGTGTGGGCGCCGTGCCTGAGCCATGACGGCGAGCGTTTTTGGCTGGTTTACACCGATGTGAAGCGCAAAGACGGCTCGTTCAAGGACGCCCATAACTACATCGTCTGGGCGGATAATATTGAAGGCCCGTGGTCAGACCCGGTCTATACCAATTCCTCGGGCTTTGACCCCTCGCTGTTCCATGACGACGATGGCCGGAAGTGGTTCGTCAACATGGCCTGGGACCATCGCGTCCGCCCGCTGCTTTTTGCGGGCATCATGCTGCAAGAGTTTGATCCGGTGGCCGGAAAGCTCGTTGGCCCGATCACCAATATCTATCAGGGCACAGACCTTAAACTGGTCGAAGGCCCGCATCTTTATAAGCGCAACGGCTGGTATTATTTGCTCACTGCTGAAGGCGGCACGGCCTATGACCATGCCTGCACTTTTGCGCGCTCGCGCACGCTGGATGGGCAATATGAAACCCATCCCGACAAGCATATTCTGACCTCAAAAGACTCGCCCTTTGCCGCCATCCAGCGCGCCGGTCATGGTGATCTCGTGGATACGCCTGACGGCAAAACCTATCTCGTTCACCTCGGCGGTCGCCCGACCACGCAAGAACGCCGCTGCGTTCTCGGCCGCGAAACCTCAATTCAGGAATGCTATTGGGGCGAGGACGACTGGCTCTATGTTAAGAACGGGCCGGTCCCCTCGCTTGAGGCGGACGTGCCGGGCACGCGCGACGAGGACAAATATTGGGCGGAGCAGCGCTATAGCTTTGAAAATGGTCTGCACAAGGATTTCCAGTGGCTCCGCACGCCGGAAACCGAGCGCATTTTCACAACTGAAAACGGCAAGTTGCGTCTGTTTGGTCGCGAGTCGATTGGCTCGTGGTTTGAGCAATCATTGGTCGCCCGCCGCCAGACGCATTTTTCCTATGACGCGGAAACGCTCGTCGATTTTGCCGCCACGGACGAACGCACCATGGCCGGGCTGACGGCCTATTATAGCCGCTACAATTTCTTCTATCTCGCCGTGACGGCCCATTCGGATGGTCAACGCGAACTGCTGCTGATGACTTCGGAAATGAGCTGGCCAGATGGCAAGCTCAAATTCCCTGCGGCCCCTGTGCAAATCCCTAATGGCGGCAAGGTCCGGCTCAAGCTCACCGTTCGCAATCGTGACCTGCAGTTTTACTACGCGCTTGAGGGCCAAGAATTGCAGGCCATTGGGCCGGTGTTCGACGCGTCCTTGCTGTCCGATGAATGTGGTGGTCACCAGGCACACGGCAGCTTCACTGGCGCCTTCGTTGGCGTTGCCGCTAATGACTTGAACGGCACGGCCTCGCCAGCGGATTTCGACTACTTCACTTACACGCCGCAGCACGGGTCCTTGGATCGTTATAAGCTCGATGCGGTAAGTTAA